One region of Camelina sativa cultivar DH55 chromosome 6, Cs, whole genome shotgun sequence genomic DNA includes:
- the LOC104791597 gene encoding uncharacterized protein LOC104791597, which produces MEDNETKKSEVEVEVDGLGLIDVASEDDSLLFSSFPDPNNYEFSVTDKDEKCLKDDKDLDFMRDTEYCDDEEEILVSSIEEKEEVLQPHESPEPEKVMKKGKYNLRKSLAWDNAFFTNEGVLEPEEISSMMESNHKSGMKALPTIQEDVNRSTESISTFRSDCTVENSQEFVLFEDVRASIQRSAKASDAATPSKISELGATEVATSPNTGDVLASQEQTKPKASLRNQSARTQGIGKATEQPVAPRGLSTSISRPPNGLSKGRPLSTTSTNKASLDISKTKQEKNSKLPAGKEPLVPRIPISRRAKTVLPKPGVPVKSSLRSSVASKNDMTSSCSSLESCASASSSASHKPSLDPIKKKNESSSRLTSQSLANRSTSRGSMGQPRISPHPTNKTTKSKLSSSVPSVGSISDCSSESSRASTTSNIANGNQKLVSGDKGPPANDNSVHTVKPLKNSKDASVAQADAKEGAKRVSASNGGSVPPTSMKPSGLRVPSPNIGFFDGARHGSASANKKSGMSQPARSPIQESSNAKTKASSKLVSAPSPKLPNKLYSKINAEDQLEG; this is translated from the exons ATGGAAGACAACGAGACCAAGAAAAGCGAGGTTGAGGTTGAAGTCGATGGCCTCGGTCTGATTGATGTCGCTTCTGAAGACGATagccttctcttctcttcgttCCCCGACCCAAACAACTACGAGTTTTCCG TGACGGATAAGGATGAGAAATGTTTAAAGGATGATAAAGATCTGGATTTTATGAGGGATACAGAATACTGTGATGACGAAGAAGAGATACTGGTATCTTCAattgaagagaaggaagaggtgCTTCAACCTCACGAGTCTCCTGAACCTgagaaagtgatgaagaaaGGAAAGTATAATTTGCGCAAAAGCCTTGCCTGGGACAATGCCTTCTTCACCAACGAAG GTGTTTTGGAACCTGAGGAGATATCTAGCATGATGGAGAGCAATCATAAGAGTGGAATGAAAGCTTTACCGACTATTCAGGAGGATGTTAATAGGTCAACCGAATCCATCTCCACATTTCGAAGTGACTGTACTGTGGAAAACAGTCAggagtttgttttgtttgaagatgTAAGAGCGTCTATTCAAAGGTCTGCTAAAGCATCTGATGCTGCAACACCTAGTAAAATTAGTGAACTGGGAGCAACAGAAGTAGCAACTAGCCCAA ATACGGGGGATGTACTTGCCTCTCAGGAACAG ACTAAACCCAAAGCCAGTCTTAGAAATCAGAGTGCTAGAACACAAGGGATAGGGAAGGCAACAGAACAG CCTGTTGCTCCAAGAGGTCTCAGTACATCTATTTCCAGGCCACCCAACGGACTCAGCAAAGGCAGGCCCTTGTCAACAACATCAACGAATAAGGCATCATTAGATATAAGCAAAACCAAGCAAGAAAAGAATTCCAAGTTACCTGCGG GTAAGGAGCCTCTGGTCCCCAGAATACCCATTTCACGACGTGCTAAAACAGTCTTGCCAAAACCTGGTGTGCCCGTTAAATCTTCTTTACGTTCTTCAGTTGCTTCAAAGAATGATATGACCTCTTCATGCTCTTCTCTAGAGAGCTGTGCCAGTGCTTCGTCTAGCGCTTCTCACAAGCCTTCTCTAGATccgataaagaagaagaatgagtcAAGTTCCAGGTTAACTTCCCAGTCATTGGCAAATCGATCTACATCTAGAGGTAGTATGGGCCAACCGAGAATCTCCCCCCACCCAACCAATAAGACAACCAAGTCCAAGCTTTCCTCTAGTGTACCATCTGTTGGTTCTATTAGTGACTGTTCATCAGAGTCATCTCGAGCTTCTACTACTAGTAACATAGCTAACGGTAACCAGAAATTGGTCTCTGGTGACAAGGGTCCTCCTGCAAATGATAATTCAGTTCACACTGTGAAGCCTCTGAAGAACTCTAAAGATGCATCTGTTGCCCAAGCTGATGCTAAAGAAGGAGCAAAACGAGTTTCAGCTAGCAACGGTGGTTCGGTTCCTCCAACTTCCATGAAACCATCAGGTCTTCGTGTGCCATCACCAAATATCGGATTCTTTGATGGA GCTAGACATGGATCTGCATCTGCCAATAAGAAGTCTGGAATGTCTCAACCCGCTAGGTCTCCAATACAAGAGTCATCGAATGCAAAAACTAAGGCAAGTTCAAAGCTTGTCTCTGCCCCGTCTCCAAAACTGCCAAACAAATTGTATTCCAAAATCAATGCAGAAGATCAACTCGAGGGATGA
- the LOC104699105 gene encoding uclacyanin 1-like, with the protein MVTKKIFGLLLVVMSLLSCTSAKLYQVGGDYGWTVKDDSWAEHKKFHVGDSIVFEYDQNINDVAQVSTALEYDSCNSSAPKVVYNTGYDVVTFKEPGHHYFITSNQFQCRVSGLKYDVFVVNDLSPPIPSPPPPSKVHEPSRPAPPPSPSKNHGPSRQIPPPPQSMNHEPPRPTSPPPPPPSKRGKIYKVGDSKGWSVYNSYYYYRWSKDRQFRVGDTLFFQYNNKLNDVREISDDLDFRSCEPNSTVAVYKTGHDLIKLTKPGAHYFVSLKTGLCQAGIKLRVTVQPSTEAVTLPDVPRTLSPIHRCNRWRPWLCILRPHH; encoded by the coding sequence ATGGTCACCAAGAAGATCTTTGGCCTCTTGCTCGTGGTCATGTCTCTCTTGAGTTGCACCTCGGCTAAACTATACCAAGTCGGTGGTGACTATGGATGGACTGTCAAGGACGACTCTTGGGCTGAACATAAGAAATTCCACGTCGGAGATTCCATCGTCTTCGAGTACGATCAAAACATCAACGACGTTGCTCAAGTTTCCACCGCCTTAGAGTATGATTCATGCAATTCTTCTGCTCCTAAAGTTGTTTACAACACCGGATATGATGTTGTTACCTTCAAGGAACCAGGACATCACTACTTCATCACCTCTAATCAATTTCAATGCCGCGTCTCGGGACTTAAATATGACGTTTTTGTCGTCAATGACCTGTCACCTCCGATtccttcaccaccaccaccgagcaAGGTCCATGAACCGTCACGTCCGGCTCCTCCACCATCACCAAGCAAGAACCATGGCCCTTCACGTCAGATTCCTCCTCCACCACAGAGCATGAACCATGAACCGCCACGTCCGACTTCTCCGCCACCACCACCCCCGAGCAAGAGAGGAAAGATCTACAAGGTAGGTGATTCTAAAGGATGGAGTGTGTACAACAGTTACTACTATTATAGGTGGAGTAAAGATAGACAATTTCGTGTTGGAGATACTCTCTTTTTCcaatacaacaacaaactcAACGACGTTAGAGAAATCAGCGATGATCTTGACTTCAGATCATGTGAACCAAATTCTACCGTAGCTGTGTACAAGACGGGACACGATCTCATTAAGCTCACCAAACCAGGAGCGCATTATTTTGTAAGCTTAAAGACCGGTCTTTGTCAGGCTGGCATTAAGCTTCGAGTCACCGTGCAACCATCAACCGAAGCCGTTACTTTGCCGGATGTTCCCAGGACGCTCTCACCTATTCACCGCTGCAACAGGTGGCGGCCCTGGTTATGCATTTTGAGACCTCATCACTAA
- the LOC104791599 gene encoding nuclear transcription factor Y subunit B-10-like isoform X1, which produces MAESQTGGGGSHESGGDQSPRSLNVREQDRFLPIANISRIMKRGLPLNGKIAKDAKETMQECVSEFISFVTSEASDKCQREKRKTINGDDLLWAMATLGFEDYIEPLKVYLMRYREMEGDTKGSGKGGESSGKRDGQPSQVSQFSQLPQQGSFPQGPYGNSQVSGASNMMVQMPGTE; this is translated from the exons ATGGCGGAATCGCAGACCGGAGGTGGTGGAAGCCATGAAAGCGGCGGAGATCAGAGCCCTAGGTCTTTGAATGTTCGTGAGCAGGATAGGTTTCTTCCGATCGCTAACATTAGCCGTATCATGAAGAGAGGTTTACCTCTTAATGGCAAAATTGCTAAAGATGCTAAAGAGACTATGCAGGAATGCGTCTCTGAGTTCATCAGCTTCGTCACCAGCGA AGCGAGTGATAAGTGTCAAAGGGAGAAAAGAAAGACTATCAATGGAGATGATTTGCTTTGGGCAATGGCTACTTTAGGTTTTGAAGATTACATCGAACCCTTGAAGGTTTACTTGATGCGATACAGAGAG ATGGAG GGTGACACTAAGGGATCAGGAAAAGGTGGGGAATCAAGTGGAAAGAGAGACGGCCAACCAAGCCAAGTGTCTCAG TTCTCGCAGCTTCCTCAACAAGGCTCATTCCCACAGGGTCCTTATGGAAACTCCCAAGTAAGTGGG GCTTCGAATATGATGGTTCAAATGCCGGGCACCGAGTAG
- the LOC104791599 gene encoding nuclear transcription factor Y subunit B-10-like isoform X2, protein MAESQTGGGGSHESGGDQSPRSLNVREQDRFLPIANISRIMKRGLPLNGKIAKDAKETMQECVSEFISFVTSEASDKCQREKRKTINGDDLLWAMATLGFEDYIEPLKVYLMRYREMEGDTKGSGKGGESSGKRDGQPSQVSQFSQLPQQGSFPQGPYGNSQASNMMVQMPGTE, encoded by the exons ATGGCGGAATCGCAGACCGGAGGTGGTGGAAGCCATGAAAGCGGCGGAGATCAGAGCCCTAGGTCTTTGAATGTTCGTGAGCAGGATAGGTTTCTTCCGATCGCTAACATTAGCCGTATCATGAAGAGAGGTTTACCTCTTAATGGCAAAATTGCTAAAGATGCTAAAGAGACTATGCAGGAATGCGTCTCTGAGTTCATCAGCTTCGTCACCAGCGA AGCGAGTGATAAGTGTCAAAGGGAGAAAAGAAAGACTATCAATGGAGATGATTTGCTTTGGGCAATGGCTACTTTAGGTTTTGAAGATTACATCGAACCCTTGAAGGTTTACTTGATGCGATACAGAGAG ATGGAG GGTGACACTAAGGGATCAGGAAAAGGTGGGGAATCAAGTGGAAAGAGAGACGGCCAACCAAGCCAAGTGTCTCAG TTCTCGCAGCTTCCTCAACAAGGCTCATTCCCACAGGGTCCTTATGGAAACTCCCAA GCTTCGAATATGATGGTTCAAATGCCGGGCACCGAGTAG
- the LOC104699107 gene encoding pentatricopeptide repeat-containing protein At3g53360, mitochondrial-like has translation MAKMLRLGGRVSVSKIQVPVTSSVVPTIKTEELMNDHINSLCKNNLYREALEAFDSAQRNSSFKIRLRTYVSLICACSSSRSLAQGRKIHDHILKSNCKYDTILNNHILSMYGKCGSLRDARDVFDFMPERNLVSYTSVITGYSQNGQGAEAIKLYLKMLQEDLVPDQFAFGSIIKACACTGDAGLGKQLHAQVIKLESSSHLIAQNALIAMYVRFNQISDASKVFYGIPMKDLISWSSIIAGFSQLGYEFEALSHLKEMLSFGVFHPNEYIFGSSLKACSSLLRPDYGSQIHGLCIKAELAGNAIVGCSLCDMYARCGFLNSARRVFNQIERPDTASWNVIIAGLANNGYANEAVSVFSQMRNSGFIPDAISLRSLLCAQTKPMALCQGMQIHSFIIKCGFLGDLSVCNSLLSMYTFCSDLYCCFNLVEDFRNNADSVTWNAILTACLQHEQPVGMLRLFKLMLVSECEPDYITMGSLLRGCVEISSLKLGSQVHCYSLKTGLVLEQFIKNGLIDMYAKCGSLGQARRIFDSMDNGDVVSWSTLLVGYAQSGFGEETLILFRDMKAAGIEPNHVTFVGVLSACSHVGLVEEGLKLYASMQTEHGISPTKEHCSCIIDLLARAGHLNEAEKFIDEMKLEPDVVVWKTLLSACKTQGNMDMAKKAAENILKIDPFNSTAHVMLCSMHASSGNWEDAALLRSSMKKQDVKKIPGQSWIEVKDKIHIFLAEDVHHPERDDIYTVLHNVWLQVLDECDPLHKKRIQFIYETG, from the exons ATGGCAAAAATGTTAAGATTGGGAGGTAGAGTTTCCGTCAGCAAAATTCAGGTGCCGGTAACATCAAGTGTTGTACCAACCATCAAGACCGAAGAGTTAATGAATGATCACATAAATTCCCTATGTAAAAATAATCTCTACAGGGAAGCACTGGAAGCTTTTGACTCTGCGCAGAGGAATTCAAGCTTCAAGATAAGGTTAAGAACCTATGTCTCTTTAATTTGTGCTTGCTCTTCATCGAGATCTCTAGCACAAGGCAGAAAGATACATGATCACATTTTGAAATCCAACTGCAAGTATGATACTATTCTTAATAATCACATTCTAAGCATGTATGGGAAATGTGGCTCGCTGAGGGATGCTAGagatgtttttgattttatgCCTGAAAGGAATTTGGTCTCTTACACATCTGTGATTACTGGCTATTCACAGAACGGTCAGGGAGCTGAGGCAATCAAATTGTACTTGAAAATGCTTCAGGAAGATTTAGTTCCTGACCAGTTTGCATTTGGAAGCATCATCAAAGCATGTGCCTGTACTGGTGATGCTGGGCTAGGGAAGCAACTGCATGCTCAAGTCATTAAGCTGGAATCCAGTTCTCATCTTATTGCTCAAAATGCTCTGATTGCTATGTATGTTCGCTTCAATCAAATTTCAGATGCCAGCAAAGTGTTCTATGGTATCCCAATGAAGGATTTAATTTCGTGGAGCTCAATCATTGCTGGGTTCTCGCAACTTGGGTATGAATTTGAAGCCCTGAGCCACCTAAAAGAAATGTTGTCTTTTGGTGTTTTCCAcccaaatgaatatatatttggtaGTTCCTTAAAAGCTTGTAGCAGTCTCCTTAGACCAGATTATGGTAGCCAAATACATGGGTTATGCATTAAAGCAGAGTTAGCTGGAAACGCAATTGTAGGCTGTTCGCTCTGTGACATGTATGCGAGGTGCGGTTTCCTGAATTCTGCAAGGAGAGTATTTAATCAGATAGAAAGACCTGATACAGCATCATGGAATGTGATCATTGCTGGACTTGCAAATAATGGATACGCTAATGAG GCTGTATCAGTTTTCTCGCAGATGAGGAATTCTGGTTTTATTCCTGATGCCATCTCCTTGCGTTCTTTGCTTTGCGCTCAGACAAAACCAATGGCTTTGTGTCAAGGCATGCAAATTCACTCTTTCATTATCAAGTGTGGTTTCCTGGGAGATCTTTCAGTTTGCAACTCTCTGCTTAGCATGTACACCTTCTGCTCGGACTTGTATTGTTGTTTTAACTTAGTTGAAGACTTCAGAAACAACGCAGATTCTGTTACTTGGAATGCTATTCTGACGGCATGTTTGCAACATGAACAGCCAGTAGGGATGTTGAGATTATTTAAGCTAATGCTTGTGTCTGAATGTGAGCCAGATTACATAACCATGGGTAGTCTATTGCGGGGTTGTGTGGAAATCTCATCTCTAAAATTGGGAAGTCAAGTCCATTGCTATAGTTTGAAAACCGGGTTGGTGCTTGagcaatttataaaaaatggacTGATAGATATGTATGCCAAGTGTGGATCACTGGGGCAAGCGAGAAGGATTTTTGATTCAATGGATAACGGAGATGTAGTTTCATGGAGCACTTTGCTAGTTGGATACGCACAGTCTGGATTTGGAGAGGAAACTCTCATATTATTCAGGGATATGAAAGCTGCGGGGATAGAGCCAAATCACGTAACATTTGTTGGTGTTCTTAGTGCCTGTAGTCATGTTGGGCTGGTGGAAGAAGGCTTGAAGTTGTATGCAAGCATGCAAACTGAACACGGGATTTCGCCAACAAAAGAGCACTGCTCTTGCATAATCGACTTGCTAGCTCGTGCTGGTCATTTAAATGAAGCTGAGAAATTCATCGATGAAATGAAGTTGGAACCTGATGTAGTCGTGTGGAAGACTCTACTGTCTGCATGTAAAACCCAAGGAAATATGGATATGGCCAAAAAAGCTGCTGAAAATATTCTGAAGATCGATCCTTTCAACTCTACAGCTCATGTAATGCTCTGCAGCATGCATGCTTCTTCTGGAAATTGGGAAGATGCTGCGTTGTTGAGGAGCTCGATGAAAAAGcaagatgtaaaaaaaattccGGGACAGAGCTGGATCGAAGTTAAGgataaaattcatatatttttggctGAAGATGTGCATCATCCAGAGAGGGATGATATATATACAGTCCTGCATAACGTCTGGTTGCAGGTGTTAGATGAGTGTGATCCGCTACACAAGAAAAGAATCCAGTTTATATATGAGACCGGATAA
- the LOC104791601 gene encoding DNA-binding protein S1FA1, with protein sequence MDGEDFAGKAAAEAKGLNPGLIVLLVVGLPLVVFLIANYVLYVYAQKNLPPRKKKPVSKKKLKREKLKQGVPVPGE encoded by the exons ATGGACGGCGAAGATTTTGCCGGAAAG GCGGCTGCTGAAGCCAAAGGATTGAACCCGGGATTAATCGTGCTGCTTGTTGTTGGACTTCCTCTTGTTGTGTTCCTAATCGCCAACTACGTGCTTTACGTGTATGCTCAGAAGAACCTACctccaaggaagaagaagcctgTTTCCAAAAAGAAGCTCAAGCGTGAGAAGCTCAAGCAAGGTGTCCCTGTCCCTggagaataa